In Microbulbifer elongatus, the DNA window AGCTGCACTGCCATATCCACAGCCCGCTGCCCTCCACCGTGATTGCCGATGAAAAACGCCTGCGCCAGATACTGATCAACCTGCTGTCGAACGCGATCAAGTACACCCGCGAGGGCCAGGTGGATTTTCATATTCGCTACCGCAATCAGGTGGCGGAGTTCACCATTGCCGATACCGGAGTGGGCATAGACCCGGAAGACCAGGCGCGGATCCTGAAACCCTTCGAGCGAGTGCGCCACGGCGCGACGCCCGCGGTGACCGGCACTGGCCTCGGTCTCACCATTGCCTACCTGTTGGCGGAGATCATGGGCGGCGAATTGCGCATGGAGAGCACCCCCGGTGAAGGCAGCCGGTTTACGGTTTCCCTGTTGCTGTCCTGGGTGGATTCGCAGCAGCGCGTCGAGACGCCAGCCCGCCAGATCACCGGATATAACGGCCCTCGTCGCAGCGTCATGGTGGTCGACGACGAGCCCATTCACCGCGGCCTGATTGGCGACCTGCTCACGCCCATGGGGTTTTCCCTGATGGAAGCACAGAGTGCGGAAGACTGCCTGGCGCTGGTGCAGCGGCAGCGGCCGGATCTGTTTTTGCTGGATGTCACCATGCCCGGTATGGATGGTCTGACCCTGGCGGAAAAACTGCGCGAACTCGGGATCAACGCACCCATCGTGATGCTCTCTGCCGACGCCAAGGAGCGCCACCTGAAACCTGGTGACAAACCCCTCGCCCACCACGATGCCTACCTGGTGAAGCCCCTGGTCAATCAGAAGCTGTTCGACACCATCGCGGGGCTGCTGCAGCTGGAGTGGCGCTACGACGATACACCCAAGAGCGCGAACAATGCAGCGCGCACTGCAAACGACGATGAACTGCCACTGCCGGAACACCCGCTACTGGCAGAGCTGCTAGCCTACTCACGCATCGGCTACCGCAGCGGTGTGCACCGCACCCTGGATCGGTTGGCCAGCGAGTCGCTCGTGCCCGCACACCGGATTGAAAAATTTCGCCAGCTGGCGGACACCATGCGCTTCGAGCAATTGAGCGAAGCGCTTGAATGCAAGGAATACCCATGACGATTTGCGACGATACTCAATCGGCAAGCGCCCAGGGAGACAGGATGGATTCTCAAACGGGCGATATTGTTCTGGTGGTGGACGACTCCCCGGATACCCTGAGCCTGATCAACGACACCCTGGAGCAGGCGGGGATTGATGTGCTGGTTGCGCTGGATGGCAGCCAGGCACTGAATATTGCCCGTCGCCTGCGCCCGGATATGATTCTGTTGGATGCGGTGATGCCGGGGCTGGATGGGTTTGAGACTTGTCGATTGCTGAAAGCCGATCCGGCGCTGGCTTCGATCCCGGTTATTTTTATGACGGGGCTGACGGATTCGGCGGATATTGTGCGCGGGCTGGAAAGTGGTGGGGTGGATTATTTAACCAAGCCGATTCAGCCCAGTGAACTGCTGGCACGGATGAAGGTGCATTTGAGCAATGCGCGTCTGACGTCGAGCGCCCATCAGGCTCTGGATTCTACGGGGCAGTTTCTGTTTACGGTGGATGGGTCGGGGCAGATGCAGTGGGCTACGCCGCAGACCTATGCGTTGTTGAGTAGTGCGGGGGCGTTGGAGCCTCAACAGCAGCGGAAGATGGGGGCGGCATTACAGGTTTGGTTGTCGCGCGCTCCCGGTGCGGGGCACAAGTTGAAGCTTGAGGGTTTGCAGAGTTCATTGGCGGTGGTGTTTGTTGAGCGTCGGGATGCGCAGACTTGCCTTCTGAAACTGGTGGATGATGGGGGGCCTGCTGGGGAGGAGGTTCTTCGCGAAAAGTTAGGACTGACCCGGCGGGAGTCGGAGGTTTTGTTCTGGATTGGGAATGGGAAGACGAATCGGGAGATTGGCGAGATCCTGGATGTCAGCCCCCGTACGGTGAATAAACATCTTGAGGGGGTTTTTTCGAAACTTGGGGTTGAGAATCGGACCGCTGCGGCGGGGATTGCTATTCGGGCTTTGAATCCTGACTCCTGAGGTCTTTGGTGGTCTTTAATTTCTTTTAGTGGCGGTCGGGCACCGGGTAAGGGTTTTCAGGACCGCCACAAGTACATCCCTGTAGGCTGCGTCGGCGACGTCCCTGTCGCCGACGCTCCTGAAAACCCTTACCCGGCACCCGCCCTTCTCATCGGATATCATGCTACGTAGCCGATTAGTCTTCTGTATTTTCTTTTTTCTTTCCGTGATTCCTGATCAGGAATACCGCTACGGCGCTCATGGCAAGCGCCATCACAACCCACAGCATGTGATGCAATTCGTGTACAACGCCTGCAGGAGCGTGGCCTTCGTGGGCTTGGGAGAACAGGCTGAGGGTCGTAATGATTAGAGTGGTCAGTGCGAGTGCTAGTTTTTTCAGTTTCATAATGGTCTCTACTTCTGGTTTTTTCTGGTAATCAATTTAAGCGATTGCGGGTATGGCTTTTTCTTCCAGCATGCCTTCGCGGACGATGAACTGGATGATGTCTTTTAGGCCCTTCTGTACTTTCAAATTGGAAAAGACGAAGGGGCGGCTACCACGCATTTTTTTGGCGTCGCGGTCCATGACTTCCAGGGAGGCGCCGACCAGGGGGGCGAGGTCGATTTTGTTGATGAGCAGGAGGTCGGAGCGGGTGATGCCGGGGCCGCCTTTTCTGGGGATTTTGTCGCCGGCGGAGACGTCGATGACGTAGATGGTGAGGTCGGAGAGTTCGGGGCTGAAGGTGGCGCTGAGGTTGTCGCCGCCACTTTCTACAAATACGACGTCCAGTTCGCCGTGGCGGGCGATGAGTTCGTCGATGGCGGCGAGGTTCATGGAAGCGTCTTCGCGGATGGCGGTGTGAGGGCAGCCGCCGGTTTCAACACCGAGGATGCGGTCGGCTTCCAGGGCTTCGTGGCGGGTCAGGAACTGGGCGTCTTCCTGGGTGTAGATGTCGTTGGTGACGACGGCGATATGGTAGTGGTCGCGCATTGCGGCGCAGAGTTCGCGCAGCAGTGCGGTTTTACCGGAGCCGACGGGGCCGCCGATGCCGACGCGGAGGGTCTGTTTTTTTGCGGTACTCATTCTTTTGCTTCCCTCTATATTTAACAATTTTTTCAACAAGTGTTTCTGGGAATTTCTTGGGATTATTACTTTGGGTTACTGCCTAGGAACGGAACAACCGGCTGTATTGGGTTTCGTGCCGGGCGCTGGCGATGGCGAGTGCGGGCAGGCCTGCGCCGATTTCGAAATCCTGGATTGCCTGCGCGCGCGCGATGGCTGCCGGAACCTGCTGCTGGATTTCACCAATCAACTGCTGTGCCTGGGTCTGCCCCAGGGGCACCAGTTTGGTGGCGGTGGCGACCTGGTTTTCCAGCCAGGACCAGACCAGCCCCAGCACCGCGGCCTGTTCATTCAGCTGCCAGTGGTGGGCGGCGATGGCGAAGGCGGCGATAAAACTGCTGTCGCCTTCCAGCGTCGGGGTTTCAATGTCCAGCTGAGAAAGCAGGCGCATCAGGGCGATACCGGTTGCGGTGTCGGTGAGGCGCAGCTCTTTGGTTTCCCTGCAGGCGAGGCTGTAGTCATTCCAGTAATTCAGTTGCTGGGTATCGCTTTCCTGCAGGGCTCGGTGGCAGCGCAGCAGTAGCGGGCAATCCACTTGTGCGAAGGATTCTGCCAACTGCAATGACAGCCACTCTCGCGTGTCCGTAAGGTTTTTTATCCAGCCGGTCTCCACCGCGTATTCCAGTCCTTGCGAAAAGGCATAACCGCCCACGGGTAGACTGGCACTGGAGAGTTGCAGCAATCGCAGCAGGGCGGCATCAGTGGTGGTGATGCTCATGCTGCTCGCCGTGGTGATGATGACTGTGATCACTCTGCCCATGGGAGTGACTGTGGCCGCCACTGTATGCGCCGGATTCAGGTACGAGTACAGCCTGCTCTCGAGTCAGTTTCAGTCCGAGCAATTCCAGCATCTCCTCCAGTACGTGATCCGGAGTTATACGCAGCCAGCGATCTTCCACACTGTCCGAGATCTGCAGTTTCACGTGGCGGTTGCCCAGGTGGTAACAGGCGCGCGAGAAGGTCACCCAGTCATCGCTTCGGGCGGTGGTGACGGGTTCTTCCGCACCGAGTACCTCGATGGTTTTTCCGCACTCGCTTTGCAGAATTTCGCCGACCAGTAGGGGTTTTCCGCGCTCGAGAAAGATGCGCACTTCGGAGCCATCATCAGCAAAAACACGCAAGCGACCGCGGTCACGCTGCAGATGATCGAGAATTACGCGGTAGTCCGCGCTCAACTCGGGCTTGATACCGAGGCGTCGAAAGATTTCCAGGGTCACGACTTACTCCTATTTTTCTGAACAACAACAGCAATCAAAACAGGTATTCAAAACAAACAGTAACGCTGTGCCAGTGGCAACTCGGTGGCAGGCTCGCAGGTGAGCAGCTCGCCATTCGCACGCACTTCGTAAGTCTGCGGATCGACGCTGACATCCGGTTGCCAGTCGTTCAGGATCATGTCTTTTTTGCTGATGGTGCGGGTGTTTTTACAGGGAGCCAGGGTTCGCAACAGCCCCAGCTGTTCGGCCACCTTGTTTTGCATGGCAGCCTGGGACACAAAGGTCAGTGATGTTTTTGCGGCGGCAATGCCGAGGGCACCGAACATGGGGCGGTAATGCACCGGCTGTGGCGTGGGAATCGAGGCATTCGGGTCGCCCATGGGCGCAGCGGCGATCATGCCACCCTTTAAGATCAGCGACGGTTTGATACCGAAAAAGGCCGGCTTCCACAGCACCAGGTCCGCAAGTTTCCCCACTTCGACAGATCCCACTTCGTGGGCGATTCCGTGGGTGATGGCCGGGTTGATGGTGTACTTGGCGATAAAGCGGCGCGCACGGAAATTATCCGCACCGGCAGTATCACCACTGCTGTCCTCGGCCAAGGTGCCGCGCTGTACTTTCATTTTGTGCGCGGTCTGCCAAGTGCGGGTAACCACTTCCCCTACCCGACCCATGGCCTGGGAATCGGACGCAATCATGCTGAAGGCGCCGAGATCGTGAAACAGGTCTTCCGCGGCGATGGTTTCCTTGCGGATACGGGAATCCGCAAAGGCGATGTCTTCCGGAATACTGGTGTCCAGGTGGTGGCACACCATCAGCATATCCAGATGCTCATCGACCGTATTGATGGTGTAGGGGCGTGTAGGATTGGTGGACGACGGCAACACATTGGACGAGGCACAGGCCTTGATGATGTCCGGCGCGTGACCGCCACCGGCACCTTCGGTGTGATAGGTGTGAATGGCGCGGCCTTTGAAAGCCCCCAGGGTGTCATCCACAAAACCGGATTCATTCAGGGTGTCGGTGTGAATGGCCACCTGCACATCGTATTTTTCTGCCACCGTCAGGCAGCAGTCGATGGACGCCGGTGTGGTGCCCCAGTCTTCGTGCAGTTTCAGGCCACAGGCGCCGCTTTCCAGTTGTTCCTCGATCGCTTCCGGCAGACTTGCATTGCCTTTACCGAGAAAGCCAAAGTTCATCGGCAGGCTGTCAGTGGCCTGCAGCATCTTGCCAATATTCCAGGGGCCCGGTGTGCAGGTGGTTGCATTGGTGCCGGTAGCCGGACCGGTGCCGCCGCCAATCATGGTGGTGACGCCGGACATCAACGCCTCTTCCACCTGCTGCGGACAGATAAAATGAATATGCGCGTCGATGGCACCGGCGGTAAGAATCGAACCCTCACCGGCAATGATCTCCGTGCCCGGGCCGATAATAATTTCCACCCCCTCCTGCACATCGGGGTTACCCGCCTTGCCGATACCGCAAATGCGTCCGTCCTTTACCGCCACATCCGCCTTGACCACGCCCCAGTGATCGAGAATCAACGCATTGGTAATCACCAGATCCGGTGTTTCCGCAGAAGGACGCTGGCTCTGGCCCATACCATCGCGGATAACCTTGCCGCCACCGAATTTGACCTCGTCCCCGTAGCGGGTGAAATCTTTTTCTACCTGTAACCACAGCTCGGTATCCGCCAGGCGCACACGATCGCCGGTGGTGGGACCGAACATCTGTGCATAACTCTCTCGGTCCATATGGGCTCGATCCTTCCGGCTCATGCTTTTTCTGCTCCCTCGCCATCGAGCGGTCCCATTACTTCACCGCGAAATCCATAGACCACGCGCGCACCCGCGTAGGCCACCAATTCCACCTCGCGCCCCTGCCCGGGCTCGAAGCGCACCGCGGTGCCGGAGGCAATATTCAAGTGAAAACCTCGGGCCTGTTCGCGCTCAAAGCGCAGTGCCGGATTGACTTCAAAAAAATGATAGTGGGAGCCCACCTGCACCGGGCGGTCGCCGGTATTTTCCACCCGCAGGGTACGGGTTTCCCGGCCGGGGTTGAGTTCGATATCGCCCCTGTCCGCGGCGACCTGGATTTCTCCGGGAATCATTAACGTGTCTCCGCTTTAGCTGATAGGGTTGTGCACGGTCACCAGTTTGGTGCCGTCGGGGAAAGTGGCCTCAACCTGCACCTCATGGATCAGCTCTGCCACCCCATCCATCACCTGATCGGCATTCAAAATTTCGCGGCCATACCCCATCAATTCCGCCACACTTTTACCATCCCGCGCGCCCTCGATAATTTCCATGGTGATCAGTGCGACCGCTTCCGGGTAATTCAGCTTTAAACCTCGCGCCAGGCGTCTCTCGGCCAAAAGCGCAGCGGTAAATACCAGCAGCTTGTCTTTTTCTCTCGGCAGCAATTCCATGGGTAAACCTTTTTAATACAATCTGCGATTCGCTATTCAGGTGCGCCAGATACGCGGTGCGCAGGCCGGACGATCGAGTAGCTCCGGGCGAACAGTTTCCCAGAGTCTGGTCAGCAACCCCCGCACTTCAAACGCGCAGTGGCCGAGTACCCGCACCACAAAAATATTGGCCACCAGCGTAACGCCGCCGATGCAGCGTCTTTCTGAATCCGCCACCAGCGCCCGGCAATCCTCCAGCAGCTCTTCGGAAAAAATATTGGTAAATGGCCCCATCACCAGCAGCCCGTTCACCGGCAAGCTCCGCAGCCCCGCCGCCGCCCGCAAAATATTGTCACTATCACCACCTAGCCGTAGTGACTCCACCAGCAACGGCTTGCCTTCAATGAAAATTTCCAGCCGCTGCAGCAACCGGCCACCGCTGAAATCCTCATCACAGGCGGGCAACCCCAGCGAGGTCACCTCCCATCCGACAAACCGCGCCCCGGCCTCCAGATCCACCCGCATGGTCATGGCACCATTGGCACCCGGGTAGGCAATATTCTCCAGCGGCAACCACTCCAGGCTGGCATCGCGCGCAACCCGCAAAAACGTGTTCTGACACTGCAGCAACGCATCCGGCCGCGCCCGATACACCCGCCCCGCACCGGTGGTCGTCACCAGCGCCTGCGCCCCTTCATCCACCGCCACCCGAATATCCAACTGATCCCCGGAAACCAGCCCACCGGGTGGATGCAACAAATACACATGAGCCAGATCCCGCCCCTCGGGAAAGAACGGCTTCTGAACATACAAAGGCCCGCGGTGGTAGTTCCGCGCCAACCGACAGCCCCGCACCGTGCGCTCAAAACGCAACTCCAGATCCGCCTGCCAGCGGGTCGCACTGGTAGCGTCGGATATGTTGGCAATATCGGGAATAACGAGCTGATTCATCAAAAGCCGAGTGGCCCCTGGAGGCAGTTGC includes these proteins:
- a CDS encoding urease subunit beta; translation: MIPGEIQVAADRGDIELNPGRETRTLRVENTGDRPVQVGSHYHFFEVNPALRFEREQARGFHLNIASGTAVRFEPGQGREVELVAYAGARVVYGFRGEVMGPLDGEGAEKA
- a CDS encoding urease subunit gamma yields the protein MELLPREKDKLLVFTAALLAERRLARGLKLNYPEAVALITMEIIEGARDGKSVAELMGYGREILNADQVMDGVAELIHEVQVEATFPDGTKLVTVHNPIS
- a CDS encoding urease accessory protein UreF codes for the protein MSITTTDAALLRLLQLSSASLPVGGYAFSQGLEYAVETGWIKNLTDTREWLSLQLAESFAQVDCPLLLRCHRALQESDTQQLNYWNDYSLACRETKELRLTDTATGIALMRLLSQLDIETPTLEGDSSFIAAFAIAAHHWQLNEQAAVLGLVWSWLENQVATATKLVPLGQTQAQQLIGEIQQQVPAAIARAQAIQDFEIGAGLPALAIASARHETQYSRLFRS
- a CDS encoding urease accessory protein UreD, with product MNQLVIPDIANISDATSATRWQADLELRFERTVRGCRLARNYHRGPLYVQKPFFPEGRDLAHVYLLHPPGGLVSGDQLDIRVAVDEGAQALVTTTGAGRVYRARPDALLQCQNTFLRVARDASLEWLPLENIAYPGANGAMTMRVDLEAGARFVGWEVTSLGLPACDEDFSGGRLLQRLEIFIEGKPLLVESLRLGGDSDNILRAAAGLRSLPVNGLLVMGPFTNIFSEELLEDCRALVADSERRCIGGVTLVANIFVVRVLGHCAFEVRGLLTRLWETVRPELLDRPACAPRIWRT
- a CDS encoding response regulator — its product is MTICDDTQSASAQGDRMDSQTGDIVLVVDDSPDTLSLINDTLEQAGIDVLVALDGSQALNIARRLRPDMILLDAVMPGLDGFETCRLLKADPALASIPVIFMTGLTDSADIVRGLESGGVDYLTKPIQPSELLARMKVHLSNARLTSSAHQALDSTGQFLFTVDGSGQMQWATPQTYALLSSAGALEPQQQRKMGAALQVWLSRAPGAGHKLKLEGLQSSLAVVFVERRDAQTCLLKLVDDGGPAGEEVLREKLGLTRRESEVLFWIGNGKTNREIGEILDVSPRTVNKHLEGVFSKLGVENRTAAAGIAIRALNPDS
- a CDS encoding urease accessory protein UreE; translated protein: MTLEIFRRLGIKPELSADYRVILDHLQRDRGRLRVFADDGSEVRIFLERGKPLLVGEILQSECGKTIEVLGAEEPVTTARSDDWVTFSRACYHLGNRHVKLQISDSVEDRWLRITPDHVLEEMLELLGLKLTREQAVLVPESGAYSGGHSHSHGQSDHSHHHHGEQHEHHHH
- the ureG gene encoding urease accessory protein UreG; its protein translation is MSTAKKQTLRVGIGGPVGSGKTALLRELCAAMRDHYHIAVVTNDIYTQEDAQFLTRHEALEADRILGVETGGCPHTAIREDASMNLAAIDELIARHGELDVVFVESGGDNLSATFSPELSDLTIYVIDVSAGDKIPRKGGPGITRSDLLLINKIDLAPLVGASLEVMDRDAKKMRGSRPFVFSNLKVQKGLKDIIQFIVREGMLEEKAIPAIA
- the ureC gene encoding urease subunit alpha; amino-acid sequence: MDRESYAQMFGPTTGDRVRLADTELWLQVEKDFTRYGDEVKFGGGKVIRDGMGQSQRPSAETPDLVITNALILDHWGVVKADVAVKDGRICGIGKAGNPDVQEGVEIIIGPGTEIIAGEGSILTAGAIDAHIHFICPQQVEEALMSGVTTMIGGGTGPATGTNATTCTPGPWNIGKMLQATDSLPMNFGFLGKGNASLPEAIEEQLESGACGLKLHEDWGTTPASIDCCLTVAEKYDVQVAIHTDTLNESGFVDDTLGAFKGRAIHTYHTEGAGGGHAPDIIKACASSNVLPSSTNPTRPYTINTVDEHLDMLMVCHHLDTSIPEDIAFADSRIRKETIAAEDLFHDLGAFSMIASDSQAMGRVGEVVTRTWQTAHKMKVQRGTLAEDSSGDTAGADNFRARRFIAKYTINPAITHGIAHEVGSVEVGKLADLVLWKPAFFGIKPSLILKGGMIAAAPMGDPNASIPTPQPVHYRPMFGALGIAAAKTSLTFVSQAAMQNKVAEQLGLLRTLAPCKNTRTISKKDMILNDWQPDVSVDPQTYEVRANGELLTCEPATELPLAQRYCLF